Proteins encoded together in one Nocardioides marinisabuli window:
- the ribD gene encoding bifunctional diaminohydroxyphosphoribosylaminopyrimidine deaminase/5-amino-6-(5-phosphoribosylamino)uracil reductase RibD codes for MAGTSSHEHDAMRRALVLAAGPDAPLHPNPRVGCVLLAPDGRVVAEGAHRGAGTPHAEVDALSRAGAEARGATAVVTLEPCNHTGRTGPCAEALVAAGVRRVVLAQRDPNPLAAGGAATLRAAGIEVATGLLEAEARELNRVWTFAVEHGRPFVTWKLATTIDGRSAAADGTSRWVSGTASRRDTHRLRALADTMLVGTGTVAVDDPLLTVRDAEDRPLARQPLRVVMGERDLDPAARVLAPVDGIASPSLHLRTRDPHEALAELAARERRHVFLEGGPTLAAAFVAAGLVDEVVAYVAPFLLGAGRSAVADLGITTITDAWRPEVLDVAVLEPVVAGEQPDVRFTLVPPVRTPAAGDA; via the coding sequence ATGGCCGGCACCAGCAGCCACGAGCACGACGCGATGCGTCGCGCGCTCGTGCTGGCTGCGGGCCCCGACGCGCCCCTCCACCCCAACCCGCGGGTCGGCTGCGTGCTCCTGGCCCCCGACGGCCGCGTGGTCGCCGAGGGCGCCCACCGCGGCGCCGGCACCCCGCACGCCGAGGTCGACGCCCTGTCCCGTGCCGGCGCCGAGGCGCGCGGCGCCACCGCCGTGGTCACCCTCGAGCCCTGCAACCACACCGGGCGCACCGGCCCGTGCGCCGAGGCCCTCGTCGCCGCCGGCGTACGCCGCGTGGTGCTGGCCCAGCGCGACCCCAACCCGCTCGCCGCGGGCGGGGCCGCGACCCTGCGCGCCGCCGGCATCGAGGTGGCGACGGGGCTGCTGGAGGCCGAGGCCCGTGAGCTGAACCGGGTCTGGACCTTCGCCGTCGAGCACGGGCGTCCCTTCGTGACCTGGAAGCTGGCCACGACCATCGACGGGCGCAGCGCCGCGGCCGACGGGACCAGCCGCTGGGTCAGCGGCACCGCCTCGCGCCGCGACACCCACCGGCTGCGGGCGCTGGCCGACACGATGCTGGTCGGCACCGGCACAGTCGCGGTCGACGACCCGCTGCTGACCGTGCGCGACGCCGAGGACCGTCCCCTGGCGCGCCAGCCGCTGCGCGTGGTGATGGGGGAGCGCGACCTCGACCCGGCGGCCCGGGTGCTCGCCCCCGTCGACGGGATCGCGTCCCCGAGCCTGCACCTGCGCACCCGCGACCCGCACGAGGCGCTGGCCGAGCTGGCCGCCCGCGAGCGTCGCCACGTGTTCCTCGAGGGCGGCCCGACGCTGGCCGCCGCCTTCGTGGCCGCCGGACTGGTCGACGAGGTCGTCGCCTACGTCGCCCCGTTCCTGCTCGGCGCCGGTCGCAGCGCGGTCGCCGACCTCGGTATCACCACCATCACCGACGCCTGGCGCCCCGAGGTGCTCGACGTCGCCGTCCTGGAGCCGGTCGTGGCGGGCGAGCAGCCCGACGTCCGGTTCACGCTCGTGCCACCCGTCCGCACCCCCGCAGCAGGAGACGCCTGA
- a CDS encoding amino acid deaminase/aldolase: MGRGTGPGDPGSAAARSRLWARLDAAVRGLAAPPSTPLLVVDLDAVDANAADLERRAGGTPLRLASKSVRVPALMRRALARDGFHGVLAYTLAEALWLEEHEVADDLLVAYPTVDRAALGELVVSPRAAARVTLMVDDVAHLDVVDSVRSSRAVPVRVAIDVDAGLQVGGRHVGPKRSPLRDAAGVLALAREVVARPGFTLVGAMTYEGQVAGVPDDVPTARARSLAVRRLKSASVAQLGERRRAVRDALVDLVGPDGLELWNAGGSGSVEASAADPVVTEVAAGSGLLVPTLFDHYRSFEPRPAAFFGLPVTRRPSPDVATVHGGGLVASGAAGADRLPTPWAPPGLRLTGLEGAGEVQTPLVGPSAPMLAIGDLVWFRHAKSGELFEHARTVHLLSGDRFVEEVETYRGLGLAF, from the coding sequence ATGGGTCGCGGCACCGGCCCGGGCGACCCGGGCAGCGCAGCGGCGCGCAGCCGGCTCTGGGCGCGGCTGGACGCCGCGGTGCGCGGGCTGGCTGCTCCCCCGTCGACGCCGCTGCTGGTGGTCGACCTCGACGCCGTCGACGCCAACGCCGCCGACCTCGAGCGCCGCGCCGGCGGCACGCCGCTGCGCCTGGCCTCGAAGTCGGTGCGGGTGCCGGCGCTGATGCGCCGCGCCCTGGCCCGCGACGGCTTCCACGGCGTGCTGGCCTACACCCTGGCCGAGGCGCTGTGGCTGGAGGAGCACGAGGTCGCCGACGACCTGCTGGTGGCCTACCCCACCGTCGACCGGGCCGCCCTGGGCGAGCTGGTGGTCTCGCCCCGCGCCGCGGCCCGGGTCACGCTGATGGTCGACGACGTGGCCCACCTCGACGTCGTCGACTCGGTGCGCTCCTCGCGAGCGGTGCCGGTGCGGGTCGCCATCGACGTCGACGCCGGCCTGCAGGTCGGCGGGCGCCACGTGGGCCCCAAGCGCTCGCCGCTGCGCGACGCCGCCGGCGTGCTCGCCCTGGCCCGCGAGGTCGTGGCCCGCCCCGGCTTCACCCTCGTCGGGGCGATGACCTACGAGGGCCAGGTCGCCGGGGTGCCCGACGACGTGCCCACCGCCCGGGCCCGCTCGCTGGCGGTGCGCCGGCTCAAGTCCGCGTCGGTGGCCCAGCTCGGCGAGCGGCGCCGGGCGGTGCGCGACGCGCTGGTCGACCTCGTCGGCCCCGACGGCCTCGAGCTGTGGAACGCCGGCGGCTCCGGGTCGGTCGAGGCCAGCGCCGCCGACCCGGTCGTCACCGAGGTCGCGGCCGGCTCGGGGCTGCTGGTGCCGACGCTGTTCGACCACTACCGCTCCTTCGAGCCGCGACCCGCCGCCTTCTTCGGGCTGCCGGTGACCCGGCGCCCCTCCCCCGACGTCGCGACCGTCCACGGCGGCGGCCTGGTCGCCTCGGGCGCGGCCGGCGCCGACCGGCTGCCGACCCCGTGGGCCCCGCCCGGCCTGCGCCTGACCGGGCTCGAGGGCGCCGGCGAGGTGCAGACCCCGCTGGTCGGCCCGTCGGCCCCGATGCTCGCGATCGGCGACCTGGTCTGGTTCCGCCACGCCAAGTCGGGCGAGCTCTTCGAGCACGCGCGCACGGTCCACCTGCTCTCCGGGGACCGCTTCGTCGAGGAGGTGGAGACCTACCGTGGCCTCGGTCTCGCCTTCTGA
- a CDS encoding bifunctional 3,4-dihydroxy-2-butanone-4-phosphate synthase/GTP cyclohydrolase II: MTEQNPTLQRIRLDSVERAVADIAAGKAVVVVDDEDRENEGDIIFAASKATPELMAFTIRHSSGVICVPMPADMLDRLEIPLMTPHNKDKLRTAYTISVDARDGVSTGISAADRAHTARVLADSATEPWEITRPGHVFPLRYREGGVLVRRGHTEAAVDLARLAGLTPAGVLVEVVNDDGTMKRAVELREFADEHGLAMISIEDLVRYRRRHETLVERAAVTRLPTRHGDFTAYGYRITVDGSEHVALVHGDPADLATDEPVLTRVHSECLTGDVLGSDRCDCGPQLDEALERVVAEGRGVVVYLRGHEGRGIGLLGKLQAYQLQDGGRDTVDANLDLGLPADARHYGTATQILRDLGVRSVRLMTNNPDKVSSLEDFGVPVAERVPLTPHPNDHNLAYLLTKRDRMGHVLPDLVDAAVDPAVDPAVDPVVDPATNGAV; encoded by the coding sequence ATGACCGAGCAGAACCCCACGCTGCAGCGCATCCGCCTCGACAGCGTCGAGCGCGCGGTCGCCGACATCGCCGCCGGCAAGGCGGTCGTGGTCGTCGACGACGAGGACCGCGAGAACGAGGGCGACATCATCTTCGCCGCCTCCAAGGCGACCCCCGAGCTGATGGCCTTCACCATCCGCCACTCCAGCGGCGTGATCTGCGTGCCGATGCCCGCCGACATGCTCGACCGGCTCGAGATCCCGCTGATGACCCCGCACAACAAGGACAAGCTGCGCACGGCGTACACGATCTCGGTCGACGCCCGCGACGGCGTCTCCACCGGCATCTCGGCCGCCGACCGGGCGCACACCGCGCGGGTGCTGGCCGACTCCGCGACCGAGCCGTGGGAGATCACCCGGCCCGGCCACGTCTTCCCGCTGCGCTACCGCGAGGGCGGCGTGCTGGTGCGCCGCGGCCACACCGAGGCCGCGGTCGACCTGGCCCGCCTCGCCGGGCTGACCCCGGCCGGCGTGCTGGTCGAGGTCGTCAACGACGACGGCACCATGAAGCGCGCCGTCGAGCTGCGCGAGTTCGCCGACGAGCACGGCCTGGCGATGATCTCGATCGAGGACCTGGTGCGCTACCGCCGCCGCCACGAGACGCTCGTGGAGCGCGCCGCGGTCACCCGGCTGCCCACCCGCCACGGCGACTTCACCGCCTACGGCTACCGGATCACCGTCGACGGCTCCGAGCACGTCGCCCTGGTGCACGGCGACCCCGCCGACCTGGCCACCGACGAGCCGGTGCTGACCCGGGTGCACTCGGAGTGCCTGACCGGCGACGTGCTCGGCTCCGACCGCTGCGACTGCGGCCCCCAGCTCGACGAGGCGCTGGAGCGGGTCGTGGCCGAGGGCCGCGGCGTCGTGGTCTACCTGCGCGGCCACGAGGGCCGCGGCATCGGCCTGCTCGGCAAGCTGCAGGCCTACCAGCTCCAGGACGGCGGCCGCGACACCGTCGACGCGAACCTCGACCTGGGCCTGCCCGCCGACGCGCGCCACTACGGCACCGCCACCCAGATCCTGCGCGACCTCGGGGTGCGCTCGGTGCGGTTGATGACCAACAACCCCGACAAGGTCAGCAGCCTCGAGGACTTCGGGGTGCCGGTGGCCGAGCGGGTGCCGCTCACCCCGCACCCCAACGACCACAACCTGGCCTACCTGCTGACCAAGCGCGACCGGATGGGCCACGTGCTGCCCGACCTCGTCGACGCCGCTGTCGACCCAGCCGTCGACCCCGCTGTCGACCCCGTTGTCGACCCTGCCACGAACGGAGCCGTCTGA
- a CDS encoding aldose 1-epimerase family protein has protein sequence MLAPSGDQFEIAAGGYRAVVTESGAALRELSYAGRPLVDGFGPEERSWGGRGQLLVPWPNRLGEGRFEFGGRSLSLPLTDHETRNATHGLVRWAAWSLEEHTPHSVSLTYRLMARSGWPWTLDLHVVHDLSADGLTVTMTATNMSGEPAPYAAGAHPYLCVGDGPVDGLELTLPAATSLITDERLRPVGSAPVEGGELDFRVSRPLRSTVLDTAFTDLERDEWGRATTTLRDPRTGEGVSLWVDPAWTHLQLYTADDAGPSARRSLAVEPMTAPPDALRSGTDLVVLAPAGSPGDEHSGSWGIRAVD, from the coding sequence ATGCTTGCTCCGAGCGGTGACCAGTTCGAGATCGCCGCAGGCGGCTACCGCGCGGTCGTCACCGAGAGCGGCGCCGCGCTGCGCGAGCTGTCGTACGCCGGCCGCCCGCTCGTCGACGGCTTCGGCCCCGAGGAGCGCTCCTGGGGCGGGCGCGGCCAGCTGCTGGTGCCGTGGCCCAACCGGCTCGGCGAGGGCCGCTTCGAGTTCGGCGGCCGGTCGCTGAGCCTGCCGCTGACCGACCACGAGACCCGCAACGCCACCCACGGGCTGGTGCGCTGGGCGGCCTGGAGCCTCGAGGAGCACACCCCCCACTCGGTCTCGCTGACCTACCGGTTGATGGCGCGGTCGGGGTGGCCGTGGACCCTGGACCTGCACGTGGTGCACGACCTGTCGGCCGACGGGCTGACGGTGACGATGACCGCGACCAACATGTCGGGCGAGCCGGCGCCGTACGCCGCCGGCGCGCACCCCTACCTGTGCGTGGGCGACGGGCCGGTGGACGGCCTCGAGCTGACCCTGCCGGCGGCGACCTCCCTGATCACCGACGAGCGCCTGCGACCGGTGGGCTCGGCCCCCGTCGAGGGCGGGGAGCTGGACTTCCGGGTCTCGCGGCCGCTGCGCTCGACCGTGCTCGACACCGCCTTCACCGACCTCGAGCGCGACGAGTGGGGGCGGGCGACCACGACGCTGCGCGACCCGCGCACCGGCGAGGGCGTGAGCCTGTGGGTCGACCCGGCCTGGACCCACCTGCAGCTCTACACCGCCGACGACGCCGGGCCCAGCGCCCGCCGGTCGTTGGCGGTCGAGCCGATGACGGCGCCGCCCGACGCGCTGCGCTCGGGCACCGACCTGGTGGTGCTGGCCCCCGCGGGCAGCCCCGGCGACGAGCACTCCGGCTCCTGGGGCATCCGCGCAGTCGACTGA
- the ribH gene encoding 6,7-dimethyl-8-ribityllumazine synthase, with product MSGHGAPTAEPVDCSDLRVAVVAASWHTEVMDGLLAGAQRAADDFSVRDLEVVRVPGTFELPVVASALAEQGYDAVIALGVVIRGGTPHFDYVCNAATDGLGRVALDHTVPVGFGVLTCDDDQQALDRAGLQGSKEDKGYEATSAALHTARTLRSLRG from the coding sequence ATGAGCGGACACGGAGCCCCCACCGCCGAGCCCGTCGACTGCAGCGACCTGCGCGTCGCCGTCGTCGCGGCGTCCTGGCACACCGAGGTCATGGACGGGCTGCTCGCCGGTGCGCAGCGCGCCGCCGACGACTTCTCGGTGCGCGACCTCGAGGTCGTGCGGGTGCCCGGCACCTTCGAGCTGCCGGTCGTCGCCTCGGCGCTGGCCGAGCAGGGCTACGACGCCGTCATCGCCCTGGGCGTCGTCATCCGCGGCGGGACCCCGCACTTCGACTACGTCTGCAACGCCGCCACCGACGGCCTGGGCCGGGTCGCGCTCGACCACACCGTGCCCGTCGGCTTCGGTGTGCTGACCTGCGACGACGACCAGCAGGCGCTCGACCGCGCCGGGCTGCAGGGCTCGAAGGAGGACAAGGGCTACGAGGCCACCTCCGCCGCCCTGCACACCGCGCGCACCTTGCGCTCGCTGCGCGGCTGA
- the rpe gene encoding ribulose-phosphate 3-epimerase: MGIQITPSILNADFANLGAEVARIPSADFVHVDVMDNHFVPNLTFGPTMVEAIARSTDTPLDAHLMINDPDRHAPTYVEAGCASVTFHVEAAAAPVRLAREIRSAGGRASMALKPATPVEPYEDLLPELDMLLLMTVEPGFGGQKFLDLVLPKIRRARALMDKHGVETWLQVDGGVSLETIERCAEAGADVFVAGSAVYSADDPDAMVEKLRAAAADAAP; the protein is encoded by the coding sequence GTGGGCATCCAGATCACTCCGAGCATCCTCAACGCCGACTTCGCGAACCTCGGGGCGGAGGTGGCCCGCATCCCCAGCGCCGACTTCGTGCACGTCGACGTGATGGACAACCACTTCGTGCCGAACCTGACCTTCGGCCCGACCATGGTCGAGGCGATCGCGCGCTCGACCGACACCCCGCTCGACGCGCACCTGATGATCAACGACCCCGACCGGCACGCCCCGACGTACGTCGAGGCGGGCTGCGCGTCGGTCACCTTCCACGTCGAGGCCGCCGCGGCGCCGGTGCGGCTGGCCCGGGAGATCCGCTCGGCGGGCGGCCGGGCCAGCATGGCGCTGAAGCCCGCGACGCCGGTGGAGCCCTACGAGGACCTGCTGCCCGAGCTCGACATGCTGCTGCTGATGACCGTCGAGCCCGGCTTCGGCGGCCAGAAGTTCCTCGACCTGGTGCTGCCCAAGATCCGCCGGGCCCGTGCGCTGATGGACAAGCACGGCGTCGAGACCTGGCTGCAGGTCGACGGCGGCGTCTCGCTCGAGACGATCGAGCGGTGCGCCGAGGCCGGTGCTGACGTCTTCGTGGCCGGTTCGGCCGTCTACTCCGCCGACGACCCCGACGCGATGGTCGAGAAGCTGCGGGCCGCGGCCGCCGACGCCGCGCCCTGA
- a CDS encoding GNAT family N-acetyltransferase — protein MDAAPLASPPPAPLTRLTWPHRTPRLLLRPALAGDVEAVWAYRHAPGVSRWLGGGQGDLAAFTTWFGRPERLARTLVVEHRGRLVGDLMVRVADGWAQSDVAAAAAGVQAELGWVLDPAYGGRGLGTEAVAALLDLCLSPAPRGLGLRRVTAGCFAANEPSWRLMERVGMRREAHLVAESLHRELGWLDSYAYALLADERVSGAGRPAATTSPAG, from the coding sequence GTGGACGCCGCACCTCTTGCCTCTCCCCCTCCCGCTCCCCTGACCCGTCTGACCTGGCCGCACCGCACGCCCCGGCTGCTGCTGCGGCCCGCACTGGCCGGCGACGTGGAGGCCGTGTGGGCCTACCGCCACGCGCCCGGGGTGAGCCGCTGGCTGGGCGGCGGCCAGGGTGACCTGGCCGCGTTCACCACCTGGTTCGGCCGCCCCGAACGCCTGGCCAGGACGCTTGTCGTGGAGCACCGGGGCCGCCTGGTCGGCGACCTGATGGTGCGGGTGGCGGACGGCTGGGCGCAGAGCGACGTGGCGGCAGCCGCGGCCGGCGTGCAGGCCGAGCTCGGCTGGGTGCTCGACCCGGCGTACGGCGGGCGCGGGCTGGGCACCGAGGCCGTGGCGGCGCTGCTCGACCTGTGTCTCTCCCCCGCACCCCGCGGCCTGGGCCTGCGCCGGGTCACCGCCGGCTGCTTCGCGGCCAACGAGCCGTCGTGGCGGCTGATGGAGCGGGTCGGGATGCGCCGCGAGGCGCACCTGGTGGCCGAGTCGCTGCACCGCGAGCTGGGGTGGCTCGACTCCTACGCCTACGCGCTGCTGGCCGACGAGCGGGTCAGCGGCGCCGGCCGGCCAGCCGCCACCACGTCGCCAGCAGGCTGA
- a CDS encoding SseB family protein, producing the protein MDDQHQRLLAGPGFPGDTGGAEPALAAALAAYDAAPRDPDTYLACLDALRTARLLVPVVALLGEVEIDEHGLAHDKTSDMAAVLLTGADGRTALLSFTGTEAMTAWDPQARPVPVTAPYAAQAAVQEGAAALLVDVAGPARLVVQGGDLEALGAGWRPVRLGTGIGWLRPGEG; encoded by the coding sequence GTGGACGACCAGCACCAGCGCCTGCTCGCGGGCCCGGGCTTCCCCGGCGACACCGGTGGGGCCGAGCCGGCGCTCGCCGCCGCGCTGGCGGCGTACGACGCCGCCCCGCGCGACCCCGACACCTACCTGGCCTGCCTCGACGCGCTGCGCACCGCGCGCCTGCTGGTGCCGGTGGTGGCGCTGCTCGGCGAGGTCGAGATCGACGAGCACGGCCTGGCCCACGACAAGACCAGCGACATGGCCGCGGTGCTGCTCACCGGCGCCGACGGCCGCACCGCCCTGCTCTCCTTCACCGGCACCGAGGCGATGACCGCCTGGGACCCGCAGGCACGCCCGGTGCCGGTCACCGCGCCGTACGCCGCCCAGGCCGCGGTGCAGGAGGGTGCAGCGGCGCTGCTCGTCGACGTGGCCGGCCCCGCGCGGCTGGTGGTGCAGGGCGGCGACCTCGAGGCGCTCGGGGCCGGGTGGCGCCCGGTGCGGCTCGGCACGGGCATCGGCTGGCTGCGACCCGGCGAGGGCTGA
- a CDS encoding phosphoribosyl-ATP diphosphatase — MRYRAPAPHRLGLRLVKTFEELWTELAEKARTRPEGSGTVRELDAGVHAIGKKLVEEAAESWMAAEHEGKERAAEEISQLLYHVQVLMLGLGLELDDVYTHL, encoded by the coding sequence ATGCGATATCGGGCGCCGGCACCCCACCGCCTAGGCTTGCGCCTCGTGAAGACGTTCGAGGAGCTGTGGACCGAGCTGGCCGAGAAGGCCCGGACCCGTCCCGAGGGGTCGGGCACCGTGCGAGAGCTCGACGCGGGGGTCCATGCGATCGGCAAGAAGCTGGTCGAGGAGGCCGCCGAGTCCTGGATGGCCGCCGAGCACGAGGGCAAGGAGCGCGCGGCCGAGGAGATCAGCCAGCTGCTCTACCACGTGCAGGTCCTGATGCTCGGGCTCGGTCTCGAGCTCGACGACGTCTACACCCACCTCTGA
- a CDS encoding nitroreductase family deazaflavin-dependent oxidoreductase — protein sequence MSLAADLSYEFRPANPVQRALQALVASRPGAWVFARTLPHLDSLVLRLSGGRHTVPGLLAGLPVVQVTTTGRRSGLPRRTHLIGIPYGDTLALLGTNFGQHDTPAWVHNLEADPRAVVAYRGAQVDVVARPADEEEAEQVLRRSEELYVGYRRYQSRLGHRRLRVFVLERAAG from the coding sequence GTGAGCCTCGCCGCCGACCTCTCCTACGAGTTCCGCCCCGCCAACCCCGTGCAGCGGGCCCTGCAGGCCCTGGTGGCCTCGCGTCCCGGCGCCTGGGTCTTCGCGCGCACCCTGCCGCACCTCGACTCTCTGGTGCTGCGGCTCTCCGGCGGGCGGCACACCGTGCCCGGGCTGCTGGCCGGGCTGCCGGTGGTGCAGGTGACCACCACCGGGCGGCGCTCGGGGCTGCCCCGCCGCACGCACCTGATCGGCATCCCGTACGGCGACACCCTCGCGCTGCTCGGCACCAACTTCGGCCAGCACGACACCCCGGCGTGGGTGCACAACCTCGAGGCCGATCCGCGCGCCGTCGTCGCCTACCGCGGCGCGCAGGTCGACGTGGTGGCCCGCCCGGCCGACGAGGAGGAGGCCGAGCAGGTGCTGCGGCGCTCCGAGGAGCTCTACGTCGGCTACCGGCGCTACCAGTCGCGGCTGGGCCACCGGCGCCTGCGGGTCTTCGTGCTGGAGCGGGCCGCCGGTTGA
- a CDS encoding PH domain-containing protein, translating to MPAASEPGAPALPVTYRPLGPRIVGIGLGLGLLVVFAAAWISFGPDVRARFTFFQRSTLVFLGVLGFGAIFALVRSRVDAERERLVIVNGFRRRELAWEQVVSVRLPPGAPWATLDLSDGTTVSAMGIQGSDGARAQQAVQQLRAIAADPPH from the coding sequence ATGCCTGCCGCCTCTGAGCCCGGGGCGCCGGCCCTCCCGGTGACCTACCGCCCCCTGGGCCCCCGCATCGTCGGCATCGGCCTGGGCCTGGGGCTGCTCGTGGTCTTCGCAGCCGCCTGGATCAGCTTCGGGCCCGACGTGCGGGCGCGCTTCACGTTCTTCCAGCGCAGCACCCTGGTCTTCCTGGGGGTGCTCGGCTTCGGCGCGATCTTCGCGCTGGTGCGCTCGCGCGTGGACGCCGAGCGGGAGCGGCTCGTGATCGTCAACGGCTTCCGGCGCCGCGAGCTGGCCTGGGAGCAGGTCGTGAGCGTGCGGCTGCCGCCGGGGGCGCCCTGGGCGACCCTCGACCTCAGCGACGGCACCACCGTCTCGGCGATGGGCATCCAGGGCTCCGACGGCGCCCGCGCCCAGCAGGCCGTCCAGCAGCTGCGCGCCATCGCGGCCGACCCGCCGCACTGA
- a CDS encoding riboflavin synthase: MFTGIVEELGTVAAIDDLTDAIRLTITASEVLEGTGLGDSIAVNGCCLTVVSTDGAAWTADVMKESLDKTSLGGLRAGDPVNLERAVTAEKRLGGHIVQGHVDGVGEVLRREPSEHWEVVEISLPPALARYLVDKGSITVDGVSLTVVEAGPASFTISLIPETLARTTLGRREPGARVNLEVDILAKHVEKLLAAQLSSGQQKEQDA; this comes from the coding sequence ATGTTCACCGGCATCGTCGAGGAGCTCGGCACGGTCGCCGCGATCGACGACCTCACCGACGCCATCCGACTCACCATCACCGCCAGCGAGGTGCTCGAGGGCACCGGGCTCGGCGACTCGATCGCCGTCAACGGCTGCTGCCTGACCGTCGTCTCCACCGACGGGGCGGCCTGGACCGCCGACGTGATGAAGGAGTCGCTCGACAAGACCTCGCTGGGTGGCCTGCGCGCCGGCGACCCGGTCAACCTCGAGCGCGCCGTCACCGCCGAGAAGCGCCTGGGCGGCCACATCGTGCAGGGCCACGTCGACGGTGTCGGCGAGGTGCTGCGCCGCGAGCCCAGCGAGCACTGGGAGGTCGTCGAGATCTCCCTGCCGCCGGCGCTGGCGCGCTACCTGGTCGACAAGGGCTCGATCACCGTCGACGGCGTCAGCCTCACCGTCGTGGAGGCCGGGCCCGCCAGCTTCACCATCAGCCTCATCCCCGAGACCCTCGCCCGCACCACCCTGGGCCGCCGCGAGCCCGGCGCCCGGGTCAACCTCGAGGTCGACATCCTCGCCAAGCACGTCGAGAAGCTGCTGGCAGCACAGCTGTCCAGCGGCCAGCAGAAGGAGCAGGACGCATGA
- a CDS encoding 4-amino-4-deoxy-L-arabinose transferase, translating into MARLVLDLATSRPATLGGSGLLVCIDGPSGAGKSTLAEAVADAATIETRVVHLDDMYEGWDGLPRVPDQLEQLLSPLDRDAAGSYTRYDWEAGAPGEDVTVAPVPLLVLEGVGAGSARLTPLTTVLVWVDAPTEVRRRRGLERDGDSFAPHWEAWAEAEAHHFERQGTRGRADILVDGTGRHAPRTVVPGSEAAQAAQPLG; encoded by the coding sequence GTGGCCCGCCTGGTCCTGGACCTGGCGACCAGCCGGCCCGCGACCCTCGGTGGCAGCGGTCTGCTGGTCTGCATCGACGGCCCCTCCGGCGCCGGCAAGTCGACGCTGGCCGAGGCCGTCGCCGACGCCGCCACCATCGAGACCCGGGTGGTGCACCTCGACGACATGTACGAGGGCTGGGACGGCCTGCCCCGGGTGCCCGACCAGCTCGAGCAGCTGCTCAGCCCGCTCGACCGGGACGCCGCGGGCAGCTACACCCGCTACGACTGGGAGGCCGGGGCGCCCGGTGAGGACGTGACGGTGGCCCCGGTGCCGCTGCTGGTCCTCGAGGGCGTCGGGGCGGGATCGGCGCGCCTCACCCCGCTGACCACCGTGCTGGTCTGGGTCGACGCCCCCACCGAGGTGCGCCGCCGCCGCGGGCTCGAGCGCGACGGCGACTCCTTCGCGCCGCACTGGGAGGCCTGGGCAGAGGCCGAGGCGCACCACTTCGAGCGCCAGGGCACCCGGGGTCGCGCCGACATCCTGGTCGACGGCACCGGTCGCCACGCGCCCCGCACCGTCGTACCCGGGAGCGAGGCGGCCCAGGCGGCCCAGCCACTAGGGTGA
- the hisG gene encoding ATP phosphoribosyltransferase: MSLLRVAVPNKGSLSVSASEILKESGYRQREDSKQLTLTDADNGVEFFYLRPRDIALYVGEGTLDVGITGRDLLRDSGAKAEEALELGFGRSRFRFAGRPGRFSELEDLAGARIATSYTGVVRTFLEERGIDASVTRLDGAVETSIQLGVADAIADVVETGSTLRQAGLEVFGETILESEAVLITRSGDVPEGFESLKRRIEGVLVARSYVMMDYDIPTDQVADAVRLTPGIESPTVAPLHREGWSAVRAMVPRSGAQRLMDQLWQIGARGILLTDIHACRL; the protein is encoded by the coding sequence ATGTCGTTGTTGCGAGTAGCGGTCCCCAACAAGGGGTCGCTGTCCGTCTCCGCCTCCGAGATCCTCAAGGAGAGCGGCTACCGCCAGCGTGAGGACTCCAAGCAGCTCACGCTCACCGACGCCGACAACGGCGTCGAGTTCTTCTACCTGCGCCCCCGCGACATCGCCCTGTACGTCGGCGAGGGCACCCTCGACGTCGGCATCACCGGGCGCGACCTCCTGCGCGACTCCGGGGCGAAGGCCGAGGAGGCGCTCGAGCTCGGCTTCGGCCGCAGCCGCTTCCGCTTCGCGGGCCGCCCCGGCCGGTTCAGCGAGCTCGAGGACCTCGCCGGCGCGCGGATCGCCACGTCGTACACCGGCGTGGTGCGCACCTTCCTCGAGGAGCGTGGCATCGACGCGAGCGTCACCCGCCTCGACGGCGCGGTCGAGACCAGCATCCAGCTCGGGGTCGCCGACGCGATCGCCGACGTCGTGGAGACCGGCAGCACGCTGCGCCAGGCGGGGCTCGAGGTCTTCGGCGAGACGATCCTGGAGTCCGAGGCGGTGCTGATCACCCGCTCCGGCGACGTGCCCGAGGGCTTCGAGTCCCTCAAGCGCCGCATCGAGGGCGTCCTGGTGGCCCGCAGCTACGTGATGATGGACTACGACATCCCGACCGACCAGGTCGCCGACGCGGTGCGGCTGACCCCCGGCATCGAGAGCCCGACCGTGGCGCCGCTGCATCGCGAGGGCTGGTCCGCCGTGCGGGCGATGGTCCCGCGCTCGGGCGCCCAGCGCCTGATGGACCAGCTGTGGCAGATCGGGGCCCGCGGCATCCTGCTCACCGACATCCATGCCTGCCGCCTCTGA